A region from the Sphaerodactylus townsendi isolate TG3544 linkage group LG01, MPM_Stown_v2.3, whole genome shotgun sequence genome encodes:
- the GCM1 gene encoding chorion-specific transcription factor GCMa, with product MLRMAKDVSMKQEDSASLNGDLISWDINDIKLPKDMKQVDCFQEWPDSYVKCVYSSNDKNAQRHLSSWAMRNTNNHNSRILKKSCLGVVVCSNDCSTPNGRKMYLRPAICDKARQKQQRKSCPNCNGPLKLIPCRGHGGYPVTNFWRHEEPFIFFQSKGTHNHPRPETKLEAEARRSIQKARTIVLSASPKLKRSRDIESLTGEMQSQDTLPLIVSEQEELLSQESISDPFRDKMSEEQVLDNCLPLTESYNFGKSSYPIEQGLVMDCDGCLNKCHQIGIREYDSQDPMEAPAYSECREQQGWNKNMELGRNLLADKHHDDMTTFLADLHCETLGSLNANDFGISHPPEIPPILKVGYHPFKSNANIFGEDTYEGKPHLNYSNSNIPSSFCQLSPEDPYLIADSAYHYYQNALPMKGNEWQTDDDRKYMNLDHCNNEVFFSLFPLR from the exons ATGCTGCGAATGGCAAAGGATGTGAGCATGAAACAGGAAGACTCAGCCTCCCTGAATGGAGACCTGATCAGCTGGGACATCAACGATATCAAGCTTCCTAAG GATATGAAACAAGTTGACTGCTTTCAAGAATGGCCAGATTCTTACGTAAAATGCGTCTATAGCAGCAATGATAAAAACGCTCAACGGCACCTGAGCAGCTGGGCCATGAGGAACACCAACAACCATAACTCGCGCATCTTAAAGAAGTCCTGTCTTGGAGTGGTTGTCTGCAGCAATGATTGCTCAACCCCCAACGGGAGGAAAATGTATCTGAGACCAGCCATATGTGATAAAGCCAGGCAAAAACAGCAAA GGAAATCCTGTCCTAACTGCAATGGGCCTTTGAAGCTCATTCCCTGTCGAGGCCATGGTGGGTATCCTGTAACCAACTTTTGGAGACATGAAGAACCATTTATATTTTTTCAG TCTAAGGGTACTCACAATCACCCAAGGCCAGAAACAAAGCTAGAAGCAGAAGCAAGAAGATCAATACAAAAAGCACGCACAATTGTTCTATCCGCATCCCCGAAACTTAAACGGAGCAGGGATATTGAG tCCCTGACAGGTGAGATGCAGAGCCAGGACACTTTACCACTGATCGTTTCTGAACAGGAAGAATTGTTGTCACAGGAGAGCATCAGCGACCCCTTCAGGGACAAAATGTCTGAAGAGCAAGTGCTTGACAATTGTTTACCACTCACTGAAAGCTACAATTTTGGAAAATCATCCTATCCAATAGAGCAAGGTCTGGTTATGGACTGTGATGGATGCTTGAACAAATGTCATCAAATTGGAATCAGGGAATATGACAGCCAAGACCCAATGGAAGCTCCTGCTTATTCTGAATGCAGGGAGCAACAAGGCTGGAACAAAAACATGGAGCTAGGCAGAAACCTGCTGGCAGACAAACATCATGACGACATGACTACCTTTCTGGCAGATCTGCACTGTGAAACATTAGGTTCCCTAAATGCCAATGATTTTGGCATCTCGCATCCTCCTGAAATCCCCCCTATACTGAAGGTTGGCTACCACCCATTCAAGTCTAATGCAAATATATTTGGAGAAGACACATATGAAGGAAAACCACACCTGAATTATAGCAACAGCAACATCCCTTCCTCCTTCTGCCAGCTTTCTCCAGAAGACCCTTACCTCATTGCAGACAGTGCCTATCATTATTACCAGAATGCCTTGCCCATGAAAGGAAATGAATGGCAGACTGATGATGACAGGAAATATATGAACCTGGATCACTGCAACAACGAGGTGTTTTTTAGCCTCTTCCCTTTACGGTGA